The DNA sequence CGAAGGATACGGCCGTGTCCTTGAGGAGGCACGCCTGGGGACCGGACTGGACGTTTACCGTCGCGTGGCGGACGGCATCCTGGCCTGGGAGCTGCAGCGGCGGGCAGGTCTGCGCGTCCGCGCGGATTCGCCAAAGGCGGTCCCCGGCGCACGCGTGGTGAGCGGATTCGGCGTCGGGCCCTTCCGCCTGCCGGCCCCCTGCCAGGTGGTGTGGGTCCATGAGCCGACGCCGGACGGCGTGCCGCAATCGGCGGGTTTTGGCTACGGGACGCTGCCCGGACACCCTGCCCGAGGGGAGGAATCCTTTGAAGTGGAGATCAACAGCCAGGGTGAAGTATGGCTGCGGATCCGGGCGTTCAGCAGGCCTGCCAACTGGTTCTACGCGGCCGGCGGCGTGGTGACCCGTGCGGCGCAGCGCTACGTTACTTCCCGGTACATTGAAGGGGCACGCAGTCTCGCCGCGGAAGGAAAATCCCAGTGATCTTTATCGTCGTCAAGTTCAAGGTCAAGCCCGAGTGGTCCGAGCGCTGGCCGGCCCTCGTGGCGGACTTCACCGAAGCCACCCGGAAGGAACCCGGCAACCTCTGGTTCGACTGGTCCCGCAGCCTG is a window from the Arthrobacter sp. NicSoilC5 genome containing:
- a CDS encoding DUF1990 domain-containing protein, which translates into the protein MTDRAAARLNYPGVGGTEQGSAPEGYGRVLEEARLGTGLDVYRRVADGILAWELQRRAGLRVRADSPKAVPGARVVSGFGVGPFRLPAPCQVVWVHEPTPDGVPQSAGFGYGTLPGHPARGEESFEVEINSQGEVWLRIRAFSRPANWFYAAGGVVTRAAQRYVTSRYIEGARSLAAEGKSQ